Sequence from the Hylaeus volcanicus isolate JK05 chromosome 1, UHH_iyHylVolc1.0_haploid, whole genome shotgun sequence genome:
GCGGGTCTTCCGGTAGAACCGTCACCATCGCACATTATTcctataaaagtaaattatttctttaaactaTATTTCCTATGTATTTTcactattattataattcgttATAATTGTTTTCCAGATCGGAGATCCATTACTGTGCAATCAATTAGCTGATTCTTTGATTAAGGAGAAAGGTCACTATGTCCAAGCGATTAATTATCCAACAGTTCCAAagggagaagaaaaattaaggcTGGCTCCTACTCCAAAGCATACTAAATCGATGATGGATCAATTTCTGAAAGACACGTTGGATGCCTTTAATCGTCTGAACATACCAAAGTCAAAGAGCAAACCAGTCCAAGTTCCACGCACAATTTTAGTTCATTGacgaatataatataatagaatataaatatataatatagcaTATAATAGGAGAGAAATCTATATCAGGATATAGATTCTATATGATGTAAATGTTCCCtatttatatacacaaattttattttattttattttatttatttatatgcgTAAATTATGCCGTTGATCAAGCATTTAACTAttgaaatgatgaaaattaatcaaaagtattttaatctgtaacgttttcaaataaaatgttatcaaaCGATAATGCCATTCATTTATCCATCGAATCTgtaatttataagaaaaaaatactttgacTTTTAGAGTCATATACCTtcacgattaataatttaaaaaaatcatttcaaattgaaaactttcagCTGAGATATGCGATGCGCAAGCGCGCGAGTGTACGCTGCTTTTTACACTGTCGTCTGCACTTCGGTGCTtcatagtaattattttacacaagTACGCTTGTCTATTGTTAAATTGTGCTCTTACatgataaaatgaaacagtGTTGAGTCATCATTAGTGTCAACAAATGAGAGTCTTTCTTCGAAGGATATATAACTCGCTTATTTTATTGAGATGCTGATCGGGAATGAAAACGAAGGTTAGGATGAGAAGCatcgttaatattttgaaaatgttcgtTGCGTTTTTCTATGATTATGCGCGCGGATTATCATACACGATCACCACAATTCTGGTACTGGGTTACTGCTTACATCCAGCTAGATTCGCTTCgcattatacttttataaaaacacaaGACATCTACGATGAAATGGAAAGGTCTTATCCCGCTAAAGACAACTCTTGTATGATAACGATCAATCCTAGAAGATCAGCTCAGTTGCTGTATCCCGAAGAACATCCTCGAGAAGATCCAGTGGCAATGGCGCGTCGTTTAGGTATATTACCCGGAGGACAGTGGAAGCCTCTTAATTGTCATCCTCTCTTTAACGTAGCCATTATATTGCCATATCGAAATCGGCAAACACAACTTGCCATCTTCATGAATTACATTCACCCCTTTCTGCAAGCTCAGAATCTCGATTACAGAATATTTGTGATAGAGCAAAGTCCTATGCGCGAGTTCAATCGTGCTAAGCTTTTTA
This genomic interval carries:
- the LOC128879671 gene encoding beta-1,4-N-acetylgalactosaminyltransferase bre-4-like — protein: MKTKVRMRSIVNILKMFVAFFYDYARGLSYTITTILVLGYCLHPARFASHYTFIKTQDIYDEMERSYPAKDNSCMITINPRRSAQLLYPEEHPREDPVAMARRLGILPGGQWKPLNCHPLFNVAIILPYRNRQTQLAIFMNYIHPFLQAQNLDYRIFVIEQSPMREFNRAKLFNVGYTEATKVNDFHCFIFQDIDLIPQNPDNIYACTKMPRHMSSSVNTFRYNLPYTGLFGGAIALTRKQFERVNGFSNVFYGWGGEDDDFYSRLQSRGFQISRFGPDIAQYYMLTHKKEPPSSARFENLETSARRYETDGISNLEYRVLNHQLRPLYSWILADV